The Brassica napus cultivar Da-Ae chromosome C7, Da-Ae, whole genome shotgun sequence genome has a segment encoding these proteins:
- the LOC106434679 gene encoding F-box/LRR-repeat protein 3-like — MSHSILSALSEDLLVRVYGFLDPPCRKTWRLVSREFHRVDSLSRTSIRILRVEFLPALLFKYPNLSSLDLSVCPKLDDDAVLRIALDGAVSTSRLKSLNLSRATAVRARGLETLARLCRALERVDVSHCWAFGDREAAALSVAAGLRELKMDKCLSLSDVGLARIVVGCSKLNKISLKWCMEISDLGIDLLCKKCKDLKSLDVSYLKITNDSVRSIALLPKLEVLDMVSCPLIDDAGLHYLENGSPSLKEIDVTRCDRVSSSSLISIVKGHPDLQHLKASHCISEISASFLHNIKALKHLKTLWIDGARVSDSSLLTLTSSCRALTELGVSRCLDVTDIGMMGLARNCSNLKALNLACCGFVTDAAISAVAQSCLNLESLQLESCHLITEKGLQSLGCYSKRLQELDLTDCDGVNDRGLEYISKCSNLIRLKLGLCANISDKGIFHIGSKCSKLLELDLYRCAGFGDDGLAAISRGCKSLNRLILSYCGELTDAGAEKIRQLEHLTHLELRGIKNITGTGLSAIARGCKKLAYLDLKQCENIDDSGFWALAYFSRNLRQINLCNCSVSDTALCMLMSNLSRVQDVDLVHLNRVTVEGFEFALRACCNRLKKLKLLAPLRFLLSSELLEVLHARGCRIRWD, encoded by the exons ATGTCGCATTCCATTTTATCCGCTTTGTCGGAAGATCTCCTGGTTCGTGTCTACGGGTTTCTGGACCCGCCGTGTCGGAAAACATGGCGACTCGTCAGCAGAGAGTTCCACCGAGTCGACTCGCTGAGCCGAACCTCGATCCGAATCCTCCGCGTCGAGTTCCTCCCCGCGCTTCTCTTCAAGTACCCGAACCTCTCCTCGCTCGACCTCTCCGTGTGCCCAAAACTCGACGACGACGCCGTTTTACGCATAGCCCTCGACGGCGCCGTTTCGACGTCGCGCCTGAAATCGCTCAACCTCAGCCGGGCCACCGCGGTTCGAGCCAGGGGACTGGAGACGCTGGCTCGTCTGTGCCGCGCTCTGGAGCGAGTCGACGTGTCTCACTGCTGGGCGTTCGGCGACAGGGAGGCGGCGGCGCTTTCCGTCGCGGCGGGGCTCAGGGAGCTGAAGATGGACAAATGCTTGAGCCTAAGCGACGTCGGATTGGCGAGGATCGTCGTCGGGTGCAGTAAACTTAACAAGATTAGCTTGAAGTGGTGTATGGAGATCTCTGATCTTGGGATTGATCTTCTCTGTAAGAAATGTAAAGACTTGAAGTCTCTCGATGTTTCGTATCTTAAG ATCACGAATGATTCAGTCCGCTCCATAGCTTTACTACCAAAGCTTGAGGTGTTAGATATGGTAAGCTGCCCCTTGATAGATGATGCTGGGTTACACTATCTTGAGAATGGCTCTCCTTCACTAAAG GAGATTGATGTCACAAGGTGTGATCGTGTGAGTTCGTCCAGCTTAATCTCCATAGTCAAAGGCCATCCTGATCTTCAACACCTTAAAGCCAGTCACTGTATATCC GAAATATCCGCGAGCTTCTTACACAACATCAAAGCTTTGAAGCATCTCAAGACTCTATGGATCGATGGAGCTCGcgtctctgattcctctctattAACTTTAACCTCTAGCTGTAGAGCCTTAACAGAACTCGGTGTGAGCAGATGTTTAGATGTGACTGACATTGGGATGATGGGACTCGCACGCAACTGCTCCAACCTGAAAGCTCTTAACTTGGCGTGCTGCGGATTCGTGACGGATGCAGCCATCTCTGCTGTTGCTCAGTCTTGTCTGAACCTGGAAAGTTTACAGTTAGAGTCTTGTCATTTGATAACAGAGAAAGGTCTTCAATCGCTTGGATGTTACTCCAAGCGtcttcaagaacttgatcttacTGACTGTGATGGCGTTAATGATAGAG GGCTCGAGTATATTTCAAAATGTTCGAATCTTATAAGATTGAAACTTGGCCTCTGCGCAAATATCTCAGACAAAGGGATCTTTCATATTGGCTCCAAATGCTCGAAGCTTCTAGAACTTGATCTATACCG ATGTGCTGGTTTTGGAGATGATGGTTTAGCAGCTATATCAAGAGGTTGCAAGAGCTTGAACCGGCTCATTCTATCCTACTGCGGTGAACTAACAGACGCTGGGGCTGAGAAAATCCGCCAGCTAGAACATCTGACTCACCTTGAACTTCGAGGGATAAAGAATATAACTGGTACTGGTCTATCTGCAATTGCGCGCGGTTGCAAGAAACTGGCTTACTTGGACCTCAAGCAATGTGAGAATATCGATGACTCAGGCTTCTGGGCGCTTGCGTACTTCTCAAGAAACCTAAGACAG ATAAACTTGTGCAATTGCTCTGTCTCTGATACGGCTCTATGCATGTTGATGAGCAATCTGAGTCGGGTTCAAGACGTTGACTTAGTCCACTTGAACCGTGTGACTGTGGAAGGGTTTGAGTTTGCTCTAAGAGCATGTTGCAACAGGCTCAAGAAGCTTAAACTTCTCGCACCTCTCAGATTCTTGCTCTCATCTGAATTGCTCGAGGTGCTTCATGCTCGTGGTTGCCGAATTAGATGGGactga
- the LOC106348699 gene encoding topless-related protein 3 — protein MSSLSRELVFLILQFLEEEKFKESVHRLEKESGFFFNTKYFDEKVLAGEWDEVEKYLSGFTKLDDNRYSMKIFFEIRKQKYLEALDKQDKAKAVEILVQDLRVFSTFNEELYKEITQLLTLHNFRENEQLSKYGDTKTARTIMLGELKKLIEANPLFRDKLTFPTLRSSRLRTLINQSLNWQHQLCKNPRPNPDIKTLFTDHTCAVPNGPLAPSPVNQPVTTLTKPTAFPSLGAHGPFPPGAAVAAAANAGALASWMAAAASGASTVQAAVVTPASIPMPQNQVSILKRPRTPPATPGVVDYQNPDHELMKRLRPAPSVEEVTYPAPRQHAPALSLEDLPLKAALALHQGSTVTSMDFHPMQNTLLLVGSATGEITLWELAVREKLVSKPFKIWDMANCSPPLQALIAKETPMSVTRVAWSPDGNFIGVAYTKHLIHVYAFSGPNELRQHAEVDAHTGAVNDLAFANPNRQLCVVTCGDDQLIKVWDVSGRKHFTFEGHEAPVYSICPHHKENIQFIFSTAIDGKIKAWLYDNMGSRVDYDAPGKWCTTMLYSADGTRLFSCGTSKDGDFSLVEWNESEGSIKRTYLGFQKKLAGMVQFDTSKNHFLAVGEDAQIKFWDMDNINVLTSTDAEGGLPALPRLRFNREGNLLAVTTADNGFKILANQAGFRSLRAMETSAFEKMRTPADSSLIKAVPGAPVASVSCKVELGSPVRPSPMLNGGDPSKPRVDDSADKPKPWQLAEILDHAQCRQATLPDTTGSSTKVVRLLYTNSGAGILALGFNGIQRLWKWVRNEQNPSGKATAAAVPQHWQPNSGLLMTNDVSGVNLEEANPCIALSKNDSYVMSAAGGKVSLFNMMTFKVMTTFMPPPPPSSFLAFHPQDNNIIAIGMEDSTIHIYNVRVDEVKSKLKGHQKRITGLAFSTTLNILVSSGADAQICFWSIDTWEKRKSVAIQMPAGKVAIGDTRVQFHVDQIRILAVHETQLAIFDASKMECIRQWNPQDSLSSHISSAVYACNSQLIYTTFRDGNIGVFDADTLGLRCRISPSAYLPQGNQGLSPLVVAAHPQEPNQFAVGLNDGTVKVIEPTEAEGKWGMVPPSEAINTSTSTTSNQTPEQLQR, from the exons ATGTCGTCGTTGAGCAGAGAGCTTGTGTTTCTCATACTTCAGTTTCTCGAGGAAGAGAAATTCAAAGAGTCTGTGCACAG GCTGGAGAAAGAGTCTGGGTTCTTCTTCAATACCAAGTACTTTGACGAGAAAGTGCTTGCGGGAGAGTGGGATGAAGTTGAGAAATACTTGTCTGGGTTCACCAAGCTTGATGATAACAGATACTCCATGAAGATTTTCTTTGAGATTAGGAAGCAGAAGTATCTCGAGGCTCTTGATAA GCAAGATAAGGCAAAAGCAGTTGAGATATTGGTGCAGGACTTGAGAGTCTTCTCCACTTTCAACGAGGAGCTATACAAAGAGATTACTCAGCTTTTGACTTTGCACAACTTCAG GGAAAATGAGCAGCTTTCCAAATACGGAGACACGAAGACTGCTCGGACCATAATGTTAGGAGAACTAAAGAAACTAATCGAAGCAAATCCTCTCTTTCGTGACAAGTTGACGTTCCCTACTTTGAGATCTTCGAGACTGCGGACTCTGATTAATCAAAG CCTTAATTGGCAGCACCAGCTGTGCAAGAATCCTAGGCCCAACCCAGATATTAAAACACTATTCACAGACCACACATGCGCAGTTCCGAACGGTCCTCTGGCACCTTCACCAGTCAATCAGCCCGTTACTACTTTGACAAAGCCAACAGCTTTTCCGTCCCTTGGAGCTCATGGT CCCTTTCCTCCTGGTGCTGCTGTTGCTGCCGCTGCTAATGCTGGCGCTTTAGCTAGTTGGATGGCTGCTGCTGCCTCTGGTGCTTCTACTGTCCAAGCTGCTGTTGTCACTCCTGCGTCCATTCCTATGCCTCAGAATCAAG TGTCAATCTTGAAGAGACCAAGAACACCACCAGCAACTCCAGGTGTAGTAGATTATCAGAATCCCGACCATGAATTAATGAAGCGTCTCCGCCCTGCCCCATCTGTAGAGGAG GTGACATACCCTGCACCTAGGCAGCATGCTCCTGCATTGTCGCTGGAAGACTTGCCGTTAAAGGCGGCTCTAGCGTTGCATCAAGGGTCCACTGTGACGAGCATGGATTTTCACCCTATGCAAAATACGCTACTTCTTG TCGGATCCGCCACCGGAGAAATCACGTTATGGGAACTAGCTGTTCGAGAGAAGCTGGTTTCAAAGCCATTCAAAATATGGGATATGGCTAATTGCTCACCTCCGTTGCAG GCTTTGATAGCTAAGGAAACACCAATGTCTGTCACCCGCGTTGCATGGAGTCCAGATGGAAATTTCATTG GGGTTGCATATACGAAACATCTTATTCACGTGTATGCTTTCTCTGGACCTAACGAGCTTCGCCAGCATGCTGAG GTTGATGCCCATACGGGTGCTGTGAACGACCTGGCTTTCGCTAATCCAAACAGGCAGTTGTGTGTAGTTACTTGCGGAGATGATCAGCTAATCAAG GTATGGGACGTTTCAGGTCGGAAGCATTTTACCTTTGAAGGTCACGAAGCTCCTGTTTATTCCATTTGCCCTCATCACAAAGAGAACATTCAG TTCATATTTTCAACGGCCATAGATGGGAAAATAAAGGCGTGGCTTTATGATAATATGGGTTCCAGAGTTGACTATGATGCTCCCGGTAAATGGTGTACTACAATGCTTTACAGCGCTGATGGGACCAG attGTTCTCTTGTGGAACGAGTAAAGATGGAGATTTTTCCCTAGTTGAGTGGAACGAAAGCGAAGGATCAATTAAAAGGACCTATCTTGGGTTTCAGAAAAAGCTGGCAGGTATGGTTCAGTTTGATACCTCAAAGAACCACTTTCTGGCTGTTGGTGAAGATGCGCAAATCAAGTTCTGGGATATGGACAACATCAATGTTCTGACTAGCACTGATGCTGAGGGTGGACTTCCG GCTCTTCCTCGTTTGAGGTTTAACAGGGAAGGAAACCTTCTAGCAGTTACTACGGCAGACAACGGATTTAAGATCCTAGCAAACCAAGCTGGTTTCCGATCTCTGAGAGCCATGGAAACTTCAGCTTTTGAAAAGATGAGGACTCCAGCAGATTCTTCTTTAATTAAAGCT GTTCCTGGTGCTCCTGTTGCATCTGTCAGCTGTAAAGTTGAACTAGGCTCTCCTGTTAGACCCTCACCAATGCTG AATGGAGGTGATCCGTCAAAGCCAAGAGTAGATGACTCAGCAGACAAACCAAAACCTTGGCAATTAGCTGAAATATTGGACCATGCCCAGTGTCGCCAGGCCACTTTACCTGATACCACTGGTTCTTCCACAAAG GTCGTTCGGCTTCTGTATACGAATTCCGGCGCCGGAATCTTGGCACTTGGTTTTAACGGTATTCAGAGGCTCTGGAAGTGGGTTCGCAATGAGCAAAATCCTAGTGGAAAG GCAACTGCTGCTGCGGTTCCTCAGCATTGGCAACCAAACAGTGGTCTTCTCATGACCAACGATGTCTCTGGTGTAAACCTTGAAGAGGCCAACCCATGCATCGCTCTCTCTAAGAACGACTCCTACGTCATGTCGGCTGCTGGAGGAAAAGTCTCGTTGTTCAACATGATGACTTTTAAG GTGATGACAACATTCATGCCACCTCCACCTCCATCATCATTTTTGGCGTTCCATCCTCAGGACAACAACATCATTGCCATTGGAATGGAGGACTCCACCATTCACATCTATAATGTCCGAGTGGATGAG GTCAAGTCAAAGCTAAAGGGTCACCAGAAACGCATCACTGGCTTGGCATTTTCTACAACCCTCAATATCTTGGTTTCATCTGGTGCTGATGCACAG ATATGCTTTTGGAGCATTGACACATGGGAGAAGAGAAAATCCGTTGCAATACAAATGCCAGCAGGAAAAGTCGCCATTGGAGACACGCGTGTTCAGTTTCACGTGGATCAGATCCGTATCCTTGCAGTCCACGAGACACAGCTAGCGATATTTGATGCTTCCAAGATGGAATGTATCCGACAG TGGAATCCTCAAGACTCGTTGTCTTCTCATATATCTTCAGCAGTGTATGCATGTAACAGCCAGTTGATCTACACCACTTTCCGTGATGGTAACATTGGAGTGTTCGACGCAGACACACTTGGATTAAGATGCCGTATCTCTCCATCCGCCTACTTGCCTCAAGG GAACCAAGGTTTGTCTCCTTTAGTTGTGGCAGCTCACCCGCAAGAGCCAAACCAGTTTGCGGTCGGTTTGAATGACGGGACAGTTAAGGTGATAGAACCTACTGAGGCTGAAGGGAAGTGGGGTATGGTTCCACCCTCTGAAGCTATCAACACTTCAACATCAACTACAAGCAACCAAACTCCAGAACAGTTACAAAGATAA
- the LOC106348700 gene encoding kinesin-like protein KIN-14G, which produces MATTTSEMNDVSFSVVSIVEDVLQQHSSRSSDAGLLVPRRVEESSLRRYEAAGWLKEMIGVSGGRDFPAEPSEEDFRLGLRSGIVLCNVLNKVSPGSVSKVVEAPDDVADGAALCAFQYFENIRNFLVAVEELGLPSFEASDMEKGGKSIRIVNCILALKSYSEWKLKGGTGPFRYGSNMKNNFGSRKPFLRKSSEPFMSSMSRTHPSTDQPACSDVGQEGDSRSINALVRSFISERKHEDIPRVVESVLHKVMEEIQQRLSIQNEMMKSSSKHIPEDDSSCETVVQSQQSDIREHEEAEDNSPSQVVEEKIQSINSEHYEEQEILLNQEKHIQELKQTLYTTKTGMKLLQKKYQEDFLHLGTHLNGLAYAATGYKRVLEENRKLYNLVQDLKGNIRVYCRVRPFMPGQPTSLSTVENIEEGTITIRVPSKYGKEGHKPFMFNKVFGPSATQEEVFSDMQPLVRSVLDGYNVCIFAYGQTGSGKTFTMSGPKELTEESLGVNYRALADLFLLSDQRKDTTSYEISVQMLEIYNEQVRDLLATDGQTKRLEIRNNSHNGINVPEANLVPVSSTADVIQLMDVGQMNRAVSSTAMNDRSSRSHSCVTVHVQGRDLTSGAILHGSMHLVDLAGSERVDKSEVTGDRLKEAQHINKSLSALGDVISSLSQKNSHVPYRNSKLTQLLQDSLGGSAKTLMFVHVSPEAETVGETISTLKFAERVGSVELGAARVNKDNSEVKELKEQIANLKMALARKGNGNGNEAQPTAPPQNQRISRRRSLETPVFRPKLPTMGNAPSNLRPQVMDLSGPEAFSDTASSRRHSLDLHELMKSSIPSWPRQTLDTNEEDREFKSGEWIDKHTELNQDDNLLSPDKFYQSMTPQQLNGGKQDFEVQSITDNESDGVASDCSDSDLMWRLNVQVNVPRVSNKQSSANPKPKKIKPKTTKVSETRSLIPSLIPAPSKRPPNTVSSQPQRPTRDGRRRLSLGK; this is translated from the exons ATGGCGACGACGACATCGGAGATGAATGATGTTTCGTTTTCAGTAGTATCCATCGTGGAAGATGTTCTTCAACAGCATAGCAGCCGATCAAGCGACGCTGGGTTGTTGGTTCCCCGGAGAGTCGAGGAATCTT CTCTAAGAAGATACGAAGCTGCCGGGTGGCTTAAAGAAATGATCGGAGTTTCTGGTGGTAGAGATTTTCCCGCTGAGCCTTCAGAAGAAGATTTTAGGCTTGGGTTGCGAAGTGGGATCGTGCTTTGCAATGTTCTTAACAAAGTTAGTCCTGGATCCGTCTCAAAG GTTGTTGAAGCGCCTGATGATGTTGCAGATGGAGCTGCACTCTGTGCTTTCCAGTACTTTGAAAACATCAGGAACTTTCTAGTTGCTGTAGAGGAATTGGGGTTGCCATCATTTGAAGCTTCTGACATGGAGAAG gGAGGAAAGTCTATAAGGATAGTGAACTGCATACTTGCACTTAAATCTTACAGCGAGTGGAAATTGAAAGGTGGAACCGGTCCGTTTAGGTATGGATCCAACATGAAGAATAATTTCGGATCCAGAAAACCATTTCTGAGAAAAAGCTCAGAGCCCTTCATGAGCTCCATGTCGAGAACTCATCCATCGACTGATCAACCTGCGTGTTCTGATGTTGGGCAAGAA GGTGATTCTAGGTCTATCAACGCGCTTGTTCGCTCATTTATCTCAGAAAGAAAGCATGAAGATATTCCAAGG GTTGTAGAGTCTGTGTTGCACAAAGTTATGGAAGAAATCCAACAGCGGTTGTCAATCCAAAATGAAATG atGAAATCAAGTTCAAAGCATATTCCAGAAGATGATTCATCTTGCGAGACAGTGGTACAGTCTCAGCAGAGTGACATCAGAGAACATGAGGAAGCAGAAGACAATAGTCCGTCACAGGTCGTAGAAGAAAAGATTCAAAGTATAAATTCTGAACACTATGAAGAACAGGAAATTCTTCTAAATCAAGAAAAGCACATTCAG GAATTGAAGCAAACTTTATACACTACGAAAACGGGAATGAAACTACTGCAGAAGAAGTATCAAGAAGACTTTCTTCACCTAG GCACGCATTTGAACGGTTTAGCTTACGCGGCTACGGGATACAAAAGAGTTCTTGAAGAGAACCGCAAATTGTACAACCTAGTGCAGGACCTAAAAG GAAACATACGGGTGTACTGTCGGGTTAGGCCATTCATGCCCGGCCAACCAACTAGTTTGAGTACCGTGGAAAACATAGAAGAAGGGACTATCACGATCAGAGTGCCATCAAAGTATGGGAAAGAAGGACACAAACCATTCATGTTCAACAAAGTCTTTGGTCCTTCCGCAACACAAG AGGAAGTGTTTTCAGACATGCAGCCTTTGGTACGGTCGGTTCTTGATGGCTACAATGTCTGCATCTTTGCTTACGGCCAAACCGGGTCTGGGAAAACTTTTACCATG TCAGGGCCTAAGGAACTGACTGAAGAAAGCCTAGGTGTGAACTATAGGGCCCTAGCAGACCTGTTTCTCTTATCGGATCAAAGAAAAGACACGACCAGCTACGAAATATCGGTTCAGATGCTTGAAATTTACAACGAGCAAGTCAGAGATCTACTTGCCACAGATGGCCAGACTAAAAG GTTGGAAATCAGAAACAACTCGCACAATGGAATTAACGTTCCGGAAGCAAATCTAGTGCCTGTCTCATCGACGGCTGACGTTATACAGCTGATGGATGTGGGACAAATGAACCGTGCAGTGAGCTCTACAGCCATGAATGATAGAAGTAGTCGATCTCACAG CTGTGTCACTGTTCATGTTCAAGGCAGAGACCTCACGTCCGGTGCTATCCTCCATGGTTCTATGCATCTGGTTGATCTTGCAGGAAGCGAGAGAGTGGACAAGTCCGAGGTGACTGGAGACAGGCTGAAGGAGGCTCAACACATCAACAAGTCCCTTTCGGCTCTTGGAGATGTTATCTCTTCACTTTCCCAGAAGAATTCTCACGTGCCTTACAGAAACAGTAAACTCACCCAGCTGCTGCAGGACTCCCTCg GAGGATCAGCCAAGACGCTTATGTTTGTCCACGTTAGTCCAGAAGCTGAAACTGTTGGAGAAACTATTAGCACTCTGAAGTTTGCTGAACGAGTAGGGAGTGTTGAGCTAGGCGCTGCTCGTGTGAACAAAGATAACTCAGAGGTCAAGGAGCTTAAAGAACAG ATTGCTAATCTTAAAATGGCTCTAGCGAGGAAAGGAAATGGTAATGGTAACGAGGCACAACCAACCGCTCCACCACAAAACCAGAGAATATCGAGAAGAAGATCACTTGAAACTCCTGTCTTTCGACCCAAACTTCCTACCATGGGAAACGCACCAAGCAACCTTAGGCCCCAAGTTATGGATCTAAGTGGACCAGAG GCTTTTAGTGATACTGCATCTTCAAGAAGACACAGCTTAGATCTCCATGAGCTAATGAAGTCTTCTATTCCGTCTTGGCCGAGGCAAACTCTCGACACAAACGAAGAGGATAGAGAATTTAAGTCAGGGGAGTGGATAGATAAGCACACAGAGTTGAATCAAGATGATAATTTACTTTCCCCGGATAAATTCTACCAGTCAATGACTCCTCAACAACT AAACGGTGGGAAACAAGATTTCGAAGTGCAGAGTATTACAGATAACGAATCTGATGGCGTAGCAAGCGACTGCTCAGATTCTGATTTGATGTGGCGACTGAACGTTCAAGTGAATGTGCCCAGAGTTTCTAATAAACAAAGTTCAGCAAACCCCAAACCAAAGAAAATTAAGCCAAAAACGACCAAAGTCTCAGAAACCAG AAGTTTAATTCCATCGCTGATACCAGCACCAAGCAAGAGACCTCCTAACACCGTGAGTTCGCAGCCGCAGCGACCAACCAGAGATGGAAGACGCAGACTGAGTTTAGGCAAGTGA